The following coding sequences lie in one Bicyclus anynana chromosome 21, ilBicAnyn1.1, whole genome shotgun sequence genomic window:
- the LOC112044351 gene encoding endocuticle structural glycoprotein SgAbd-5-like: MQKIVLCAFALLALAAAAPQEQNQAYIVKHESDVNPEGYNFEFETSDGTSRQEQGTLKQISEDHQAIAVQGSYKYTAPDGLTYVVTFIADEHGYQPQEHIEQPGQ, from the exons ATGCAAAAAATC GTACTATGCGCGTTTGCCTTATTGGCGCTTGCTGCAGCGGCTCCCCAAGAACAGAACCAAGCTTACATCGTCAAACATGAATCGGATGTCAACCCAGAGGGATACAATTTTGA GTTCGAAACGAGCGACGGCACCTCTCGCCAAGAGCAAGGCACGCTGAAGCAGATCAGCGAGGACCACCAGGCGATAGCGGTTCAGGGCAGCTACAAATACACAGCGCCCGACGGTCTCACGTACGTCGTCACCTTCATCGCGGACGAGCACGGCTACCAGCCGCAAGAGCACATCGAACAACCGGGACAGTAG